Proteins encoded by one window of Lathyrus oleraceus cultivar Zhongwan6 chromosome 1, CAAS_Psat_ZW6_1.0, whole genome shotgun sequence:
- the LOC127128445 gene encoding BAHD acyltransferase DCR, which yields MSTEVVKKEGSLNLKITSKSYVKPDGKIGKKEYQLVTFDLPYLAFYYNQKLIFYKGGNFEENVEKLKNGLGVVLKEFHQLAGKIGKDEEGVFLVEYDDDMVGVEVVETVANEISVEDLTVAESNASLKELIPYGGICNLEGMHRPLLAVQLTKLKDGLAMGLAFNHAVLDGTSTWHFMTSWAETCSGTPSTTAPPFLERTKARNTRVKLDLSLPEPNVPPPSANGEAKPESEGLPPPPNGGTKPEPVLREKIFKFSESAIDKIKSTVNQTLPSDGLKPFSTFQALSTHIWRHVTLARDLKPEDYTVFTVFVDCRKRVDPPMPEAYFGNLIQAIFTVTAAGLLSAHPPQFGASLIQKAIEAHDAKAIDERNKEWESSPKIFEFKDAGINCVAVGSSPRFKVYDIDFGWGRPENVRSGTNNKFNGMIYLYPGKSGGRSIDVELTLEPEAMGKLEQDKEFLMENII from the exons ATGTCAACTGAAGTAGTGAAGAAAGAAGGGTCTCTAAATCTGAAAATCACTAGCAAAAGCTATGTGAAACCAGATGGAAAAATAGGAAAAAAAGAGTATCAATTGGTCACATTTGACCTACCTTACCTAGCTTTTTACTACAACCAAAAACTGATTTTCTACAAAGGAGGTAACTTTGAAGAGAATGTTGAGAAGCTGAAGAATGGGCTTGGTGTTGTTTTGAAGGAGTTTCATCAACTTGCTGGTAAAATAGGAAAAGATGAAGAGGGTGTTTTCTTGGTTGAATATGATGATGATATGGTTGGTGTTGAAGTTGTTGAAACCGTTGCTAATGAGATTAGTGTCGAAGATCTAACCGTTGCTGAAAGTAATGCTAGTTTGAAGGAATTGATTCCTTATGGTGGAATCTGTAATTTGGAAGGCATGCATAGACCTTTGTTGGCTGTTCAG TTGACAAAGCTCAAAGATGGGCTCGCCATGGGCTTGGCTTTTAACCATGCTGTCCTGGATGGAACTTCCACATGGCACTTCATGACTTCATGGGCCGAGACATGCAGCGGTACACCCTCCACGACAGCCCCACCATTCTTGGAGAGGACCAAGGCCCGAAACACACGCGTGAAGCTTGATCTCTCTTTACCCGAGCCCAATGTCCCACCACCATCTGCTAATGGTGAGGCAAAGCCAGAGAGCGAAGGCCTTCCACCACCGCCGAATGGTGGAACAAAGCCCGAGCCCGTACTAAGAGAAAAGATTTTCAAATTCTCTGAATCAGCTATCGACAAAATCAAGTCAACTGTCAATCAAACCCTTCCATCCGACGGTTTAAAACCATTCTCAACATTTCAAGCTCTCTCAACTCACATTTGGCGCCATGTGACTCTCGCACGTGACCTAAAACCCGAAGACTACACGGTTTTCACCGTCTTCGTGGATTGTAGAAAACGAGTGGATCCACCAATGCCAGAGGCCTACTTTGGAAACCTAATTCAAGCCATATTCACGGTTACGGCCGCCGGGCTTTTGTCGGCCCACCCTCCACAATTCGGCGCTTCCTTGATCCAAAAGGCAATAGAAGCCCACGATGCAAAAGCCATCGACGAACGTAACAAAGAGTGGGAGAGTTCACCCAAGATATTTGAATTCAAAGATGCTGGAATCAATTGTGTGGCAGTTGGAAGTTCACCAAGGTTCAAGGTTTATGACATTGATTTTGGATGGGGGAGGCCAGAGAATGTGAGAAGTGGAACTAATAACAAGTTTAATGGAATGATATATTTGTATCCGGGGAAGAGTGGAGGGAGAAGCATTGATGTTGAACTAACATTGGAGCCTGAGGCTATGGGAAAGTTGGAGCAAGATAAGGAGTTTCTTATGGAGAATATAATATAA